Proteins encoded in a region of the Ruegeria sp. AD91A genome:
- the ubiG gene encoding bifunctional 2-polyprenyl-6-hydroxyphenol methylase/3-demethylubiquinol 3-O-methyltransferase UbiG — protein MQAHPNTVDPSEIAKFEAMAAEWWDPHGKFKPLHMLNPCRLDYITQQIAGEFDRDLKSPTPFEGLRLLDIGCGGGLLSEPMARLGATVVGADAAEGNLPVARIHAEQSGLQIDYRHTTAEDMAAAGEQFDVVLNMEVVEHVADPLSYLTATQKLLKPGGLEICSTINRNPKSYAMAIFGAEVVMRWLPRGTHEWNKFITPDELSDLLRQAGLEPVDRKGFVFNPILWSWSISDRDLSVNYVTASVKAG, from the coding sequence ATGCAAGCGCATCCGAACACGGTGGACCCGTCCGAGATCGCAAAATTCGAGGCGATGGCGGCTGAATGGTGGGACCCGCACGGGAAATTCAAACCATTGCACATGCTTAATCCGTGCCGGCTGGATTATATCACGCAGCAGATCGCTGGTGAATTCGATCGCGACCTAAAGTCGCCGACGCCGTTCGAAGGCCTGCGCCTGCTGGATATCGGCTGCGGCGGCGGGCTGCTGAGCGAACCCATGGCGCGACTCGGTGCTACGGTGGTGGGCGCCGACGCCGCCGAGGGCAACCTGCCCGTGGCCCGCATTCATGCCGAGCAATCGGGGCTGCAAATCGACTATCGCCACACCACGGCCGAGGACATGGCCGCTGCGGGCGAGCAGTTCGATGTGGTACTGAACATGGAAGTGGTCGAACACGTGGCTGATCCTCTGTCCTATCTGACCGCGACACAAAAGTTGCTTAAGCCCGGCGGTTTGGAGATTTGTTCAACCATCAACCGCAACCCGAAATCCTATGCGATGGCGATTTTCGGGGCCGAGGTCGTCATGCGCTGGCTTCCACGCGGCACGCATGAGTGGAACAAGTTCATCACCCCCGACGAGCTGTCCGACCTGCTGCGCCAAGCCGGGTTGGAGCCGGTGGACCGGAAGGGTTTTGTGTTCAACCCGATCCTGTGGAGCTGGTCGATCTCGGACCGGGATCTGAGCGTGAATTATGTGACGGCGAGTGTGAAGGCGGGGTGA
- a CDS encoding MarR family winged helix-turn-helix transcriptional regulator, whose amino-acid sequence MTEDTNALAVTLFSEILTADQLLRNRLSRVLPKGMEISHFSVLNHLVFVGDERSPAQLASTFHVTRGAMTNTLAKLEWAGYIHIRPDWDDARRKMVAISPAGRRARDQAISSIAPLINRVVGELGLERVRSALPVLRDLRLQLEGE is encoded by the coding sequence ATGACAGAAGACACCAATGCCCTTGCGGTCACGCTGTTCAGCGAGATCCTGACCGCAGACCAGTTGTTGCGTAACCGGCTCAGCCGGGTGCTGCCCAAGGGTATGGAAATTTCGCATTTCTCGGTGCTGAATCATCTGGTTTTTGTCGGCGACGAGCGTAGCCCCGCGCAACTGGCCAGCACATTCCACGTGACCCGAGGCGCGATGACCAACACCTTGGCCAAGTTGGAATGGGCCGGATACATTCACATCCGCCCCGACTGGGACGATGCCCGTCGCAAGATGGTCGCGATCAGCCCCGCCGGTCGCCGCGCGCGGGATCAGGCGATTTCGTCAATCGCGCCGCTGATCAACCGCGTGGTCGGAGAGCTGGGGCTGGAGCGGGTCCGCAGCGCCCTGCCAGTGCTGCGGGATTTGCGGTTGCAGTTGGAGGGGGAGTAG
- a CDS encoding carbon-nitrogen hydrolase family protein, with the protein MKTALLQITSSDDPVENLDMVRAMAADAAGQGARFILTPEVTNCVSNSTTRQHEVLQHEEDDITLAGLRDQAARLGVWVLIGSLGIKTQDADGRFANRSFMIDPQGQIVARYDKIHMFDVQVTETETFRESKNYRPGKKAVIAETDFGKVGLTICYDIRFPYLHAALAQAGARVLTVPAAFSPVTGAAHWESLLRARAIETGCWVLAPAQTGEHPTTHGKTRFTHGHSMVVDPWGKVLIDAGTDPGIHIFDLDDSSVTEARRRVPSLTHTRSFTGP; encoded by the coding sequence ATGAAGACCGCGCTGCTGCAAATCACCTCGTCGGATGATCCGGTCGAAAACCTGGACATGGTGCGCGCCATGGCGGCCGACGCGGCAGGGCAGGGTGCGCGCTTTATCCTGACGCCAGAGGTCACGAATTGCGTGTCAAACAGTACGACGCGGCAACACGAGGTTCTTCAGCACGAAGAAGACGACATCACCTTGGCCGGCCTGCGGGATCAGGCCGCCCGACTGGGCGTTTGGGTGTTGATCGGATCACTGGGCATCAAAACTCAAGACGCTGACGGGCGGTTTGCCAACCGCTCTTTCATGATTGATCCGCAAGGTCAGATCGTGGCGCGCTACGACAAGATCCATATGTTCGACGTGCAGGTCACGGAAACCGAGACGTTCCGCGAATCAAAGAACTACCGCCCCGGCAAAAAGGCGGTCATAGCCGAAACCGACTTTGGCAAGGTGGGTCTGACCATCTGTTACGACATCCGGTTTCCATACCTGCACGCGGCTTTGGCACAGGCAGGCGCACGGGTTTTGACTGTGCCGGCGGCGTTTTCACCGGTAACGGGCGCCGCACATTGGGAATCGCTATTGCGGGCACGGGCGATTGAGACGGGCTGTTGGGTCTTGGCTCCGGCACAAACGGGGGAACACCCGACGACGCATGGAAAGACACGTTTTACCCATGGGCACAGCATGGTTGTGGACCCTTGGGGAAAGGTGCTGATCGACGCAGGGACAGATCCAGGCATTCACATTTTCGATTTGGATGATAGTTCTGTGACTGAGGCGCGCCGTCGCGTGCCGTCGTTGACGCACACCCGGTCTTTCACTGGACCCTGA
- the grxC gene encoding glutaredoxin 3, whose protein sequence is MKSVEIYTSPLCGYCHAAKRLLKQKGVEFKEVDVLMHPKRKPEMIQRAGGKRTVPQIFIGIQHVGGCDDLYELERQGKLDRLLAA, encoded by the coding sequence ATGAAGTCGGTAGAAATCTATACCTCGCCGCTCTGTGGCTATTGCCATGCAGCCAAACGCCTGCTGAAGCAGAAAGGCGTTGAGTTCAAGGAGGTTGACGTTCTGATGCACCCCAAGCGCAAACCTGAGATGATCCAGCGTGCCGGTGGTAAACGCACCGTGCCTCAGATTTTTATCGGGATACAGCATGTAGGCGGCTGCGACGACCTTTATGAACTGGAGCGGCAAGGCAAGCTTGACCGTTTGCTTGCGGCCTGA
- a CDS encoding double zinc ribbon domain-containing protein — MDSGSFIGRKYRIAQRIQTALALIYPPRCMGCGELTESDFGLCGACWRDTPFIGGTICESCGVPVIGSADRFRTECDDCLKAPPPWKAGRAALLYDGKARSLVLALKHGDRTELARPAARWLAQSGRELLRPEMVIAPVPLHWSRLLKRRYNQSALLARNLGRETGLECVPDLLVRKRRTPVLDGKTAQERGEALEGAIGVHPRRALHLKGRDILLVDDVMTSGATLTACTRACQVAGVNHIFVLALARVAKDA; from the coding sequence GTGGACTCGGGTAGTTTCATAGGTCGCAAGTATCGCATTGCGCAGCGGATTCAAACTGCCCTTGCATTGATCTATCCGCCGCGTTGCATGGGCTGTGGAGAGTTGACCGAATCCGATTTTGGCCTGTGTGGGGCGTGTTGGCGGGATACGCCGTTCATCGGTGGTACGATTTGTGAAAGCTGTGGTGTGCCCGTGATCGGGAGCGCGGACAGGTTTCGGACGGAGTGCGACGATTGCCTGAAAGCCCCACCGCCCTGGAAAGCGGGCCGCGCTGCGTTGCTGTATGATGGGAAGGCGCGGTCACTTGTCTTGGCTTTGAAACACGGCGACAGGACCGAGTTGGCACGTCCGGCTGCACGTTGGCTGGCACAGTCCGGACGCGAGCTGTTGCGGCCGGAGATGGTGATTGCTCCGGTGCCGTTGCATTGGTCGCGCCTGCTGAAACGGCGTTACAACCAGTCTGCACTGTTGGCACGAAACCTGGGGCGAGAAACCGGGTTGGAGTGCGTACCGGATCTGCTGGTGCGCAAACGTCGGACCCCGGTGCTGGACGGGAAGACTGCGCAGGAGAGGGGCGAAGCCCTGGAGGGCGCAATTGGCGTCCACCCAAGGCGCGCACTGCATTTGAAGGGGCGCGATATCCTGTTGGTGGATGACGTGATGACATCCGGCGCGACGCTGACGGCGTGCACGCGTGCGTGTCAGGTCGCAGGGGTAAATCATATTTTCGTGTTGGCACTGGCGCGCGTTGCCAAGGATGCCTAA
- a CDS encoding SAM-dependent methyltransferase, with product MKLPESTAPSLFDRNAILNHRARAKDDALFLHRAAIDEVQDRLSMVNKTFTAPAVVTPFPQLWADVFPDAAIVADDDVLALQPGAHDLAIHAMALHCANDPVGQLIQCKRALKPDGLVLVVCLGGETLHELRAALGQAEIEVTGGLSPRVAPMAELRDLGGLLQRAGLALPVADAVPLTAEYRDVRHLMHDLRDMGEANALTARLKCPTQRRVFEAAQRIYSDHFSTGTGRLAATFELICLTGWSPDDSQPKPLRPGSAQMRLADVLRTEEGKLPD from the coding sequence ATGAAACTACCCGAGTCCACCGCACCCTCTCTTTTCGACCGCAACGCCATTCTGAATCATCGCGCCCGCGCGAAGGACGACGCCTTGTTCTTGCATCGCGCCGCCATTGATGAGGTGCAGGATCGGCTCTCCATGGTTAACAAAACATTTACGGCTCCTGCGGTTGTAACCCCTTTCCCACAGCTTTGGGCGGACGTTTTTCCTGATGCCGCCATTGTCGCGGATGACGATGTGCTGGCACTGCAACCCGGTGCTCATGACCTGGCGATTCATGCGATGGCGCTGCACTGCGCCAATGACCCGGTCGGCCAACTGATCCAATGCAAAAGGGCTTTGAAGCCAGACGGGCTGGTGCTTGTCGTATGCCTTGGGGGAGAGACCCTTCACGAATTGCGCGCCGCGCTGGGTCAGGCCGAAATCGAGGTCACGGGCGGGCTCAGCCCCCGCGTCGCCCCTATGGCCGAGCTGCGCGATCTCGGCGGATTGCTGCAACGGGCCGGTCTGGCATTGCCAGTGGCCGATGCCGTACCGCTGACGGCGGAATACCGCGATGTCCGGCACCTGATGCACGATCTGCGGGACATGGGCGAGGCCAACGCTTTGACGGCTCGGTTGAAATGCCCGACCCAACGCAGAGTGTTTGAAGCCGCGCAACGCATCTATTCGGATCACTTTTCGACGGGAACAGGCCGCCTTGCCGCTACGTTCGAACTGATTTGCCTGACCGGTTGGTCCCCCGATGACAGCCAACCAAAGCCGCTGCGCCCGGGGTCAGCCCAAATGCGTCTTGCAGATGTCTTGCGCACGGAAGAGGGCAAACTGCCGGATTGA
- the hemH gene encoding ferrochelatase, with translation MFDATRPAHAPADHPKVKMGRVGILLANLGTPDDYTYWPMRRYLNEFLSDQRVIDYPKWKWQPILQGIILSKRPFSSGEAYKSIWNHEKGESPLMTITKDQTAKLRDAMQNRYGDQVMVDFCMRYGNPSTKSKVREMVAAGCDRILFFPLYPQYAGATTATANDQFFRALMDEAWQPASRTVPAYFDQPAYIDALAQSVERAYAAAETKPDILVCSYHGMPERYLQQGDPYHCQCAKTTRLLKERLGWSDDQLVSTFQSRFGPEEWLKPYTVDHVADLAKQGKKNLAVIAPAFSADCIETLEEINEEIKESFEEAGGETFTYVPCLNDDPAHMAALGTVIEDNLRGWLD, from the coding sequence ATGTTTGATGCCACTCGCCCCGCTCATGCCCCTGCCGACCACCCGAAGGTCAAGATGGGCCGCGTTGGCATTTTGCTGGCCAATCTGGGAACGCCGGATGATTACACCTACTGGCCCATGCGCCGCTATCTGAACGAGTTCCTGTCGGATCAGCGGGTCATCGACTATCCGAAGTGGAAATGGCAACCGATTCTTCAGGGGATCATCCTCAGCAAACGGCCGTTCAGTTCGGGTGAAGCCTATAAATCGATCTGGAATCACGAAAAGGGCGAAAGCCCGCTGATGACGATCACCAAGGACCAGACTGCCAAGCTGCGCGACGCGATGCAGAATCGTTATGGCGATCAGGTGATGGTCGATTTCTGTATGCGCTACGGCAACCCGTCGACCAAATCCAAAGTACGCGAGATGGTTGCCGCGGGCTGTGACCGTATTCTGTTCTTCCCGCTTTACCCACAATACGCGGGCGCAACCACGGCCACCGCCAATGACCAGTTCTTTCGTGCACTGATGGATGAGGCCTGGCAGCCCGCCTCGCGAACCGTACCCGCCTATTTCGACCAACCCGCCTATATCGACGCCTTGGCGCAATCCGTTGAGCGTGCTTATGCAGCGGCGGAGACAAAACCCGATATTCTGGTCTGCTCGTATCACGGGATGCCGGAACGGTATCTGCAACAGGGTGACCCCTATCATTGCCAGTGCGCCAAGACGACACGGCTGCTGAAGGAACGGCTGGGATGGTCAGACGATCAACTGGTTTCAACGTTCCAGTCGCGATTCGGCCCCGAGGAATGGCTGAAACCCTATACAGTGGATCATGTGGCGGATTTGGCCAAGCAGGGCAAAAAGAACTTAGCGGTCATCGCGCCGGCATTCTCGGCCGACTGCATCGAAACGCTGGAAGAAATCAACGAAGAGATCAAGGAAAGCTTCGAAGAAGCGGGCGGCGAAACCTTCACCTATGTTCCATGCCTAAACGACGACCCGGCGCACATGGCTGCTTTGGGCACGGTGATCGAAGACAATTTGCGCGGCTGGCTGGACTGA
- a CDS encoding L,D-transpeptidase produces the protein MVKKRIHSSTRRGFLAGATATLATPALAQYIPGDPLRPAPEPEASVRRNVSGFRALDWQPYFSNTRNGAILVDTVSRALHYWSDDQSVYKLYPSSVPLTEEMTRRGRTSVIRKVEGPSWSPTPSMKKRNPEWPDHIPPGPDNPLGTHALYLAWKYYRIHGTHDTRKIGRRSSNGCIGLFNEDIAELFLMTKVGTQVLLI, from the coding sequence ATGGTCAAAAAGCGCATTCACTCGTCCACACGCAGAGGTTTTCTGGCAGGGGCTACCGCGACGCTGGCAACCCCGGCACTGGCGCAATACATCCCCGGTGATCCGCTGCGTCCCGCACCCGAGCCCGAGGCATCCGTGCGCCGGAACGTATCGGGTTTTCGGGCGCTGGATTGGCAGCCGTACTTTTCGAACACCAGAAACGGAGCTATTCTGGTCGATACCGTGTCGCGCGCGCTGCATTATTGGTCAGATGATCAATCCGTATATAAACTCTACCCGTCATCGGTTCCGCTGACCGAGGAAATGACCCGCCGCGGTCGCACCAGCGTTATTCGCAAGGTAGAAGGCCCCAGCTGGTCTCCGACGCCATCGATGAAAAAGCGAAACCCGGAATGGCCTGACCATATCCCTCCGGGTCCTGATAACCCGCTGGGAACACACGCTTTGTACCTGGCCTGGAAATACTACCGTATTCACGGAACGCACGATACGCGCAAAATCGGGCGACGGTCGTCGAATGGCTGTATTGGTCTGTTCAACGAAGACATTGCTGAGTTGTTCTTGATGACGAAGGTCGGCACGCAAGTGTTGCTAATTTGA
- a CDS encoding CAP domain-containing protein, with protein MTRIVSLLLTCFVALAACTDTGTTTIGADGRPLPTVYKIRGNPEKLQFRMVDSVNALRQAQGLQPVQLNAQLNAAAATHSKDMARQNRPWHFGSDGSSPIDRAARVGYFGTFLGEAISETYETETETLAAWMQEPGPRAVIMDPKATQMGFAWHQENGGKIWWTLEMGTGG; from the coding sequence ATGACGCGCATCGTTTCTTTACTCTTGACTTGCTTTGTCGCGCTAGCGGCATGTACAGACACCGGCACCACAACCATTGGTGCGGACGGCCGCCCGCTGCCAACGGTTTATAAAATTCGCGGCAACCCGGAAAAACTGCAGTTTCGTATGGTTGATTCGGTCAATGCCCTGCGACAGGCCCAAGGTTTGCAGCCTGTCCAGCTGAACGCGCAGCTGAACGCGGCTGCGGCGACTCATTCCAAGGACATGGCCCGGCAGAACCGGCCCTGGCACTTCGGGTCGGACGGGTCCTCTCCGATTGATCGGGCTGCACGGGTCGGCTATTTCGGCACGTTCCTCGGTGAAGCCATTTCCGAGACCTATGAAACCGAAACGGAAACCCTTGCCGCGTGGATGCAGGAGCCCGGGCCGCGTGCAGTCATCATGGACCCCAAGGCCACTCAGATGGGGTTCGCCTGGCATCAGGAAAACGGCGGCAAAATCTGGTGGACGCTGGAAATGGGTACTGGCGGCTGA
- the ptsN gene encoding PTS IIA-like nitrogen regulatory protein PtsN, whose protein sequence is MELSSILKPEAVRVLSAASSKKRLFQEIGDVAAANLGLDSQAVVDCLLERESLGPTGVGHGVALPHARLPELDSVSGVFVMLEKPIDFGSVDRQPVDIAFALFAPEEAGVDHLKALALVSRTLRDTSVCTKLRANPDPVKLYAILTEAQSMQAA, encoded by the coding sequence ATGGAGCTTTCGAGCATACTGAAGCCCGAAGCAGTACGTGTATTGTCCGCCGCTTCCAGCAAGAAGCGGTTGTTTCAGGAAATCGGCGATGTCGCGGCCGCTAATCTGGGCCTCGATTCTCAGGCAGTCGTCGACTGTCTGCTTGAGCGGGAAAGCCTGGGCCCAACCGGCGTGGGGCATGGCGTGGCGCTTCCGCACGCGCGTTTGCCCGAGCTTGATTCGGTTTCGGGCGTATTCGTCATGCTGGAAAAGCCCATCGACTTCGGATCGGTGGATCGTCAACCCGTAGACATTGCCTTTGCACTGTTTGCACCGGAAGAGGCCGGGGTCGATCACCTCAAAGCGCTGGCCCTTGTGTCGCGCACGCTGAGGGACACGTCGGTGTGCACCAAGCTTCGGGCGAACCCTGATCCGGTCAAACTCTATGCGATCCTGACCGAAGCACAATCTATGCAAGCGGCATAA
- the hpf gene encoding ribosome hibernation-promoting factor, HPF/YfiA family codes for MRYQISGKQIDIGAALQTHVQTELGEVVGKYAQRPTDANVVFSRSAHEYVCETTVHLSTGLTAQAKAHATEIYAAFEACCDKMETQLRRYKRRLKDHHKDRSEPVELFGASSYILASDESDTADEPESLQPMIVAEMETKIPSLSVGEAVMQMELAGAPVLVFRNENKDGLNVVYRREDGNIGWIDP; via the coding sequence ATGCGTTACCAAATCAGCGGAAAACAGATCGACATCGGTGCGGCGCTGCAGACACACGTGCAGACCGAACTGGGCGAGGTTGTGGGCAAATATGCCCAGCGGCCTACGGATGCCAATGTCGTCTTTTCCCGTTCAGCGCATGAATATGTATGCGAAACAACAGTGCACCTGTCTACCGGGCTGACCGCCCAGGCCAAGGCGCACGCAACCGAAATATATGCGGCGTTCGAGGCATGCTGCGACAAAATGGAAACACAACTGCGGCGCTACAAGCGTCGTTTGAAGGACCACCACAAGGATCGGTCCGAACCGGTTGAACTCTTTGGGGCGTCCTCTTATATCCTCGCCTCTGACGAATCGGACACGGCCGATGAACCCGAATCGCTGCAGCCCATGATTGTGGCTGAGATGGAAACAAAAATCCCATCTTTGAGCGTTGGTGAAGCCGTGATGCAAATGGAACTTGCCGGTGCCCCGGTGCTGGTGTTCAGAAATGAGAACAAGGATGGATTGAATGTCGTGTATCGTCGCGAAGACGGCAACATCGGCTGGATTGATCCTTGA
- the lptB gene encoding LPS export ABC transporter ATP-binding protein, whose translation MARPNLSVAEGSSGLRIEKLRKSYRKKTVIRDVSMTLDRSEVVALLGPNGSGKTTTFYSVAGLVFPEAGKVTIDGQNVTTLPMYRRARMGIGYLPQEMSIFRGMSVEDNIAAVLDITVPHSHRRKERLEELLSDFSIEHLRRAPALALSGGERRRVEIARCLAADPKYLLLDEPFAGVDPISVGDIRHLVADLKKRGIGVLITDHNVRETLEIVDRAYILHDGQVLMSGTPDEVVENENVRRVYLGENFRIS comes from the coding sequence ATGGCGCGACCCAACCTGTCAGTGGCCGAAGGCAGTTCCGGGCTGCGAATTGAGAAGCTGCGGAAGTCTTACCGGAAAAAAACGGTGATCCGCGACGTCTCGATGACGCTGGACCGGTCCGAAGTCGTTGCCCTGTTGGGACCCAACGGGTCGGGTAAGACCACAACATTTTATTCCGTGGCCGGGCTCGTTTTCCCTGAGGCCGGTAAAGTCACTATAGATGGCCAGAATGTTACGACTTTGCCGATGTACCGGCGCGCGCGGATGGGCATTGGTTATTTGCCGCAGGAGATGTCGATCTTTCGAGGCATGAGCGTCGAGGACAATATCGCTGCGGTACTGGACATCACTGTCCCTCATTCACACAGGCGGAAAGAACGGCTTGAAGAGCTGTTGTCGGATTTCTCGATTGAACACCTGCGCCGTGCGCCAGCCCTTGCCCTTTCCGGCGGTGAGCGTCGCCGCGTTGAGATTGCGCGGTGTTTGGCCGCAGACCCGAAATACCTTCTGCTGGATGAACCGTTTGCAGGCGTTGATCCGATCAGTGTCGGCGATATCCGGCATCTGGTTGCCGACCTGAAAAAACGAGGAATCGGTGTTCTGATCACCGACCATAACGTGCGGGAAACGCTGGAAATTGTCGACCGCGCCTACATTCTGCATGACGGGCAGGTTCTGATGTCCGGCACACCGGATGAAGTCGTCGAGAACGAAAATGTACGCCGGGTCTATCTGGGCGAAAACTTCCGTATTTCATAG
- a CDS encoding LptA/OstA family protein: MFDFRFVPLCLALVAGAAPATAQEAQVAFGSANADPSLPVEVTSETLNVNQEDGSAEFLGNVIVVQGEMRLTAERVLVIYNEERSAIERMEATENVVLVSPPDAAEGDWAEYTIDSGVIVMKGNVLLTQGPSIISGDQMNANLTTGTATMTGRVKTILQQGNN, from the coding sequence GTGTTCGATTTTCGATTTGTTCCTTTGTGCCTGGCTCTGGTTGCAGGTGCCGCTCCCGCAACTGCGCAAGAGGCGCAGGTGGCTTTTGGTTCTGCTAATGCCGACCCGAGCCTTCCGGTCGAGGTGACATCCGAAACACTGAACGTCAATCAGGAGGACGGGTCTGCCGAATTCCTCGGAAATGTCATCGTAGTTCAGGGCGAAATGCGGCTGACTGCCGAACGGGTTCTGGTGATTTATAACGAGGAACGCTCGGCCATCGAACGGATGGAAGCCACCGAAAATGTTGTTCTGGTCAGCCCGCCGGATGCTGCGGAGGGCGATTGGGCAGAATACACAATCGATTCCGGTGTGATCGTCATGAAGGGTAATGTCCTGCTGACGCAAGGTCCCAGCATCATCAGCGGCGACCAGATGAACGCCAATCTTACGACGGGCACAGCCACAATGACCGGACGCGTCAAAACGATCCTTCAACAGGGAAACAATTGA
- the lptC gene encoding LPS export ABC transporter periplasmic protein LptC, translating to MDRYSRMVQFLKVLLPLAAILMLSTVFLLSRSIETNVSVPFAEKDIDERLAQQVVTQPKYRGTTRKGEDVQIEATQAKQGSEDETPTASEFRGRLGLLSGGTIFLDSNSGLIRPDEGTATFVGDVVITTADGLKVTTDLLNTSLDEIRGDTPGRVNGTGPIGNFSAGRMTFGAEKKGGPVHIVFTDGVKLVYEPEKAER from the coding sequence GTGGACAGGTATTCCCGCATGGTACAGTTCCTGAAGGTTCTGTTGCCGCTTGCGGCCATTCTGATGCTGTCCACCGTGTTCTTACTGTCCCGCAGCATCGAAACCAACGTGTCGGTGCCATTTGCTGAGAAAGACATTGACGAGCGGCTGGCGCAGCAGGTGGTCACTCAGCCGAAATATCGCGGGACAACCCGCAAAGGCGAAGATGTTCAGATTGAGGCCACCCAAGCAAAGCAGGGCAGCGAAGACGAAACCCCGACCGCATCCGAGTTTCGGGGACGTCTGGGGCTTCTCAGTGGCGGAACGATATTTCTGGACTCCAATTCAGGTTTGATCCGCCCAGATGAGGGCACGGCAACTTTCGTTGGCGATGTGGTAATTACAACCGCTGACGGTCTTAAAGTCACAACGGATCTGCTCAACACGTCGCTGGACGAAATCCGGGGCGACACTCCGGGGCGGGTAAATGGAACCGGGCCGATCGGCAACTTTTCCGCCGGACGCATGACCTTCGGGGCTGAAAAAAAGGGCGGACCGGTCCATATTGTTTTTACAGACGGTGTGAAGCTGGTATACGAGCCTGAAAAAGCAGAAAGATAA
- a CDS encoding SIS domain-containing protein produces MTDTEAFLKTARQVVTDEARALDVLADSLDEHFAEAVHLILKATGRIIISGIGKSGHIGHKIAATLASTGTPAYFVHPAEASHGDLGMVSKDDVVLAISNSGEAPELANLLAFTRRFGIPLIGLSSKPESTLMKQADVHLLIPSMGEACGFGMVPSISTTLTLAMGDALAIALMKYRDFRPEDFRAFHPGGKLGARLSTVGDLMHTGNALPLVAANTPMSDALIEISQKGFGVAGVTDAQGQLSGIITDGDLRRHMDGLLDKTTEQVMTASPTTIIPGALAEEAVAIMNDRKITSLFVVDEASSGQPLGLLHIHDCLRVGLG; encoded by the coding sequence ATGACCGACACCGAAGCATTTCTGAAAACCGCCCGCCAGGTCGTTACCGATGAAGCCCGTGCGCTGGACGTTCTGGCCGACAGCCTTGACGAACATTTTGCCGAGGCCGTGCATCTGATCCTGAAAGCCACCGGGCGCATCATCATCAGTGGTATCGGAAAATCGGGCCATATCGGCCACAAGATTGCCGCCACTCTGGCCAGTACCGGAACGCCTGCCTATTTCGTGCACCCGGCCGAGGCCAGCCATGGCGATCTGGGGATGGTTTCCAAAGACGATGTGGTGCTGGCGATATCGAATTCCGGCGAAGCGCCTGAGCTGGCCAACCTGCTGGCCTTTACGCGCCGCTTTGGCATTCCGCTGATCGGGCTTTCCAGCAAGCCAGAAAGCACGTTGATGAAACAGGCGGATGTGCATTTGCTGATCCCATCAATGGGTGAGGCCTGCGGTTTTGGCATGGTACCTTCGATCTCTACGACGCTGACTCTTGCCATGGGCGATGCGCTGGCCATTGCGCTGATGAAGTATCGCGATTTCCGCCCCGAGGATTTCCGTGCCTTCCACCCCGGCGGCAAGTTGGGAGCGCGGCTGAGCACCGTGGGTGACCTGATGCATACCGGCAACGCCCTGCCTCTGGTCGCAGCGAACACCCCGATGAGCGATGCGCTGATCGAAATCAGCCAAAAGGGTTTCGGCGTGGCCGGTGTAACGGATGCGCAGGGGCAGTTGTCGGGTATCATTACTGACGGTGACTTGCGCCGGCACATGGACGGTCTTCTGGATAAAACGACCGAGCAGGTCATGACGGCCAGTCCGACCACCATAATACCGGGCGCATTGGCCGAAGAGGCGGTGGCGATCATGAATGATCGCAAAATCACATCTCTTTTCGTGGTTGACGAGGCTTCATCAGGTCAGCCCCTGGGCCTTCTGCATATCCACGACTGCCTGCGCGTCGGTCTGGGCTGA